One Candidatus Atelocyanobacterium thalassa isolate ALOHA genomic window, ACTTTCAATGTACTTGACTTATATTAATTTATTCGTATTTATCTTAAGATTAGTGATCTCGCTTAACGATAGAGATAATAATTAAAACACATAAAAGATTAAAACTACTCCTATTTTACGTTTATTTTGTTATAATAATTGAGAGTTATTAATTAGTATTGACCTTAAAATCTTTATGAACTTTAAATTCATAGTATTTTATGACCATATTAATTCTTAATTTTTTGTTTAGTTCCTTTAAATATATAAGCAAGGCAAATTCACAAAAATTATGAATACTAACACTGACAAGAGAGCTTTTGATGAACCTAAATTTGGCTTTACTGAATATGCAGAACGCTTAAATGGCCGCGCTGCTATGATCGGTATTATGAGCATTTTTATTATTGAGTATATAAGTGGACAAGGCATTTTTCATTGGCTAGGTCTATAAATTACGCTTAATAATTTATATCTACCGCTTTCAATTGTATGAATCTTAAGCTATTTTCATAAATAAAACGCTAAGATTTTAGGTATTAAAATAACATCATTAAAAATAGGTATTTTAATGTTACAAGATCAAATACATCCTCAAGAACATCGTGATCGCCTTATTGTTAATGATTTATTAAATTCCCAAGCCGATGATTACAAATTGGTTGAGTTAGCAAGATTATTAATACGTTATCAGGATTTTCCAGGAGCTAGGAAAATATATCAAGATTTGAATAAAATTTTAGCTACTTGGCAATTAACACAAGAAGAATTATTTGTAAAAACTCGTGAAATTCATAATAAAAGAATTCTTCATTCTGATTCCCTAGACAACGAAGTTCAAGATTGGAATTAATTTTCTAGATAATACCTAAGATTTATTACTTATAGAAGTAAGAAGCCTTTTATATAAAGGTAAGAAAATAGTTAAATTTTATTTATATATGATTCAAAATTAAGTTATTTAATGAAATCGAATTCCTAAGAAAATATCATAAAGGAAGCCTAGAAAGTTTTTTCCTTTAAGTAAATCTAAAGATTGTTCGCATTCTTTTTCGTCTAGTAGTTGTTTGGTTGCATAGTAAGCAGGCTCGTATCTATACCAAGGAATTGATGGCCATAAATGATGAACTAAATGATAGTTTTGTCCGAAAATTAAAAAGTTCAATATTTTACTTGGATAGACTCTAGCATTTTTCCAACGATTACGTTCTTGAAAAGGCCGATGAGGTAGATAATCAAAAAATAGCCCTAGAGCTACACCTACTACTAGTGCTGGTACAAACCAGAAATTCATAACATAATTAATGAATCCGTATTTTATACCTAGTACGATTACAGTAAATAAAACTAATCTACTTAAGAACCATTCTAATATTTCGTATTTAACCCATAGACGGCGTCTAAAAAAAAATATCTCATGGTAGAAAAAGCGCGCTGCTATCATCCATAAAGGTCCCCCTGTTGATACAAAATGATCGGGATCATTTTCAGGATCATTGACATGGGCGTGGTGTTGTAGATGTACTCGGGTAAAGACAGGAAATGCAAAGCCTAACATTAATGCACTACCATGACCTAGAGTTGAATTGATAGTTCGGTTTGGATGAGCTGAATTATGTGAAGCGTCATGTATAACAGTGCCAGAAAAATGAAGAGCAATAACGTTACAACTAAAACATATCCAATCTCTCCAGTTCCACAAGAAATGTCCACAAGTTGAAGAGAAAATTAAAAACAAAGCAGTTAAAAACATGACTACATTGGGATTAAATCCACCAGGAGCCTTCAAAAACTTTTTGGGAACCGTTTGCAGCGTTCCTGCCGACTGCATGATGATTTTGTACCTCTTCCTCGAAATTATTTATTAACACTACTAAGCTTACACGATAATGGAAATTTAACAAAGCTTAATAACATATCTTCTCTTAGTGTCTACAAACTAATATAAAAGATGAATAACAAAGCAAAATTTTATTTAAAAAAATTCAAGAAAGTTAATTGACAGAGAGTTCTAGCACTTTTCTAAAATTATGGAAATAAGAAGCAAAATTCTTAAGATAGATTAAAGTTTCTCATATTTTGTCCTACCAGTAGAGCTAAGATAAGTTAATATATAATTTACGTATGAAAGTGCTATAAAATCGAATGGCGATAGCTTATGTTATTGGATTAGGAAAATCAGGAATTGCTGCTGCAAGGTGTCTTAAACAAGAAGGGTGGAGTGTAGTTATTAGCGATTCTTCAACTTCTTCTGAACTACAAGACTTACAAAAAAAATTAAAACTAGAAGACATTACTGTTAAGTTACTTCATAATCCAGTTTTTCAGCCTTCTTTTTTACCAGAATTAATAATAGTTAGTCCAGGAGTACCATGGGATGCTCCTTTTTTAGTTCAAGCCCGTCTTCATAAAGTTAGCATAATTGGTGAATTAGAGTTATCCTGGCGATATCTTAATTTATCCCCTTGGTTAATTATTACTGGTACTAATGGAAAAACTACAACCACAAAATTAGTTGAATCAATTTTTCAAAAATCTTCACTTAGTGCTGTTGCCTGCGGGAATGTCGGAAATGCAGCTTCTGAATTAGCTTTATCTAAACTAAAAAATCCAAGTATTCCCAATTATGACTGGATTATTACAGAAGTTAGTAGTTATCAGTGTGAATCTTCTCAAACGATAAGGCCTACGATTGGTATTTGGACAAGCTTTACACCAGACCATTTAAGTCGCCATAAAACATTGCATAACTATTATTCGATAAAGGCTTCATTACTTAAAAATTGTAAATATCAAATTTTAAATAATGATGATAACTATCTACATACTATAAGTTCTCACAGTTGGCCAAATGCCTATTGGACAACAATAAAAGGAAAAGAAGATTTACCTTGTGATCCTATTAAAGGAGTATATGTCCAAGATGGTTGGATTGTTGCCTTTGGAGAATTAATGTTTCCAATAAACTTATTTAAAGTTGCAGGACTCCATAATCAACAAAATCTTTTGATGGCTGTTGCAGCTGCTAAGATTGCCGGAATCGATAAAAAAGATATTTCTTTGGCAGTAGAAAATTTTGATGGTGTACCTCACCGTTTAGAATATGTTGTTAGCATTGATGATATTCAGTTTATAAATGATAGTAAAGCGACTAACTATGATGCTGCTGCTATGGGTTTGATTTCAGTAGAATCCCCTGCTATTTTAATTGCAGGAGGACAATCAAAAGAAGGAAATGATAGCGAGTGGATTAAACTTATAAAATCTCAAGTTTCTAAAGTCCTACTCATTGGTGAATCTGCATCTTTTATCGCAGAACGTCTTGAAAGTTTTAGCTATTATAATTATGAAATTGTTGAAGAGATGGACGTAGCAGTAAGAAAGAAGTTTCAGCTTAGGTAAAGAATTAAAAGCTAAAGTAGTTCTTTTATCTCCAGCATGCGCAAGTTTTGATCAGTATAAAAATTTTGAAGATCGAGGAAATTGTTTTAAAAGTCTATGCAAAAAGCTTTTTATGGATACTAATGAGCTGCTTTAATGAATATTCATCTAAACTTTATTTATCAAGAACAGTTTTATCTACGATCACATCATAAATACTGTATTACGATTATTGATATTTATTTTTCATATATCAATAATAAAAAACGTTTTATAGATTATTGGAAAGTAAAATCCACTTTATAAACACCCTTACCACCTCTCCTTTTTAATCAAATAAATAGATATTTCGTATTTCCTACTGATAGTTATTTTTGTGTTAAAGTACTATTAAATAGTAAAAAAAACCGTGCTAAATCCACTTAGGAAGTTTTTTTTATCAATTTATTAAAGCGTTTTTTCAAGCTACCCTGTGAACGGAGTTAATTACCCTATGACAATCCCTCAGGATCGAATTATCCCAACAGATTTAAGTAATGAGATGTCTCGTTCTTATTTAGAATATGCAATGAGCGTAATTGTAGGACGAGCTTTACCTGATGCAAGGGATGGTTTAAAACCTGTTCATAGACGTATTTTATACGCTATGTATGAACTAGGATTAGTTCCGGAAAAGCCTTTTCGTAAATGTGCTCGTGTTGTAGGAGAAGTTTTAGGGAAATATCATCCCCATGGAGATACGGCTGTTTATGATGCTTTAGTACGTATGGCCCAGAATTTCTCTATGCGTAGTCCTTTGGTTGATGGACATGGGAATTTTGGCTCAATAGACAATGATCCTCCCGCAGCTATGCGTTATACAGAGTGTCGTCTTAGAAATCTTTCAACTGATGCTTTACTCCGAGATATAGAATTTGAAACTGTAGATTTTGCAGATAATTTTGATGGTTCTCAAAAGGAACCTGTTGTTCTTCCTTCTAGAATACCGCAGCTTCTTCTTAATGGTTCCTCTGGTATCGCTGTAGGTATGGCGACTAATATTCCTCCACATAATTTAGGGGAACTGATTGATGGAACTATTGCTTTAATACATAATCCAGAGCTAGAAGAGAAAGATCTTATTAAAATAATTCCAGGACCTGACTTTCCTACAGGAGGACAGATATTAGGCCGCTCAGGTATCCATGAGGCTTATATGACAGGTCGTGGTTCCATAACAATGAGAGGAGTCGCCCAAATTGAAACTTTGGAATATCAAGGACGTTCCAACAGAGACGCAATTATTATTACTCAGTTGCCATATCAAACAAATAAATCTGCTTTAATTGAGCGCATAGCTGATATGGTGAACGATAAACGTATTGATGGAATTTCCGACATTCGGGATGAAAGTGATCGTGAAGGAATGCGTATTGTAATCGAGTTAAAAAGAGACGCACATTCCAGAGTAGTTCTTAATAATATTTATAAGCAAACTCCTGTCCAAGCAAATTTTGGAGCCAATATGCTAGCTTTGGTGAAGGGAGAACCGCAACTCCTAACTCTAAAAAACTTCCTTACTGTTTTCATTAGTTTCCGAGTAGAAACTATTATTCGACGTTCCAAGTATGAACTTAGAAAGGCAGAAGAAAGAAATCATTTATTACAAGGACTTCTTATTGCTTTAGATAGCCTAGATCCTATTATCTCTATTATTCGTAGTGCAGATGATTCAATAACTGCAAAGAAAAAACTAATAGATCAATTTGAACTATCTGATGTTCAAGCAGATGCTATTTTGCAAATGCAACTACGTCGTCTTACTGCTTTAGAAGCAGAAAAAATACATGCTGAACATAAAGAGTTACAAATAAAAATTGCTAACTTAAATGATATTTTATCTAAAAAAGAAAGAATAGAAGCCATTATAGAAGAAGAATTAGTTCAAATTAAGAATATTCACGGCACTCCTAGATGTACGGAAATTATTCATGATGAAGGAGAAATTGTAGATACTGATCTTATCGCTAATGAACAAGCTATCATACTTCTTACTGAGCAAGGGTATATAAAAAGAATGCCTGTTAGCTCTTTCGATGCACAGCAAAGAGCAACGAGAGGAAAAGCTGGAGCAAAAATAAAAGAAAACGATGTGGTAGAACATTTTTTAACTTGTTGTGATCACGATGTAGTCCTTCTCTTTAGTGACAGAGGAGTCGTTTATGCTACTAATGCTTATCAAATTCCATCTTCCTCAAGAACGTCAAGAGGGGTTCCTATCGTACAGATGTTGTCTATCTCAAAAAGTGAAAAAATAACTTCTATTATTTCAGTTAGTGAATTTAAAGAAGATATCTTTTTAGTAATGCTGACTCGTCAGGGCTATATTAAGAAAACCGCTCTTTCTGCTTTTAGTAATATAAGGACTAATGGATTAATAGCTATTTCACTCGGAGAAGGAGATCAATTACGGTGGGTTAGATTAACTAGAGAAGAGGATAGTGTAATCCTTGGTACTCGACTAGGAATGGCTATTCATTTTCATGCAGATCACCAACAGCTACGACCTCTTGGTAGGGCTACAAGAGGTGTAAAGTCTATGAGATTAAAGAAAAAAGATGAATTAATTAGTATGGATATTCTTTCTGCTCAAGTAACTATAGGAGTCGAGGAATCTCAAGATAACGAAGAGGTATTGGAAATAGAACCTGAAGAATTGACTGAAAAAGAAACTAGTCTAGGACCATGGATTTTAGCTATTACCAATAAAGGTTATGGAAAAAGAATTCCTATTACTCAATTTCGCTTACAGCGTCGTGCTGGCATGGGAGTAAGAGCAATTAAATTTAAATCGGGAAAAGATAATTTAACGTCACTTCGTGTTGTAAATGCAGAAGATGAATTAATGATTGTTTCGAATCGAGGTATTATTATTAGACAAGCTGTAAAAGCAATTTCTTTACAATCTCGTTCTGCTACAGGGGTTAGAGTACAAAGGCTGGATGAAGATGATGCTATTGCTGCAGTTGCTCTTGTACCTCCTGTACCTGAAGAAGATGGAGAAAATGAAGAGATTTAATCTATAAATTAAATCTCTTACAAATTTGTCAATAATTAATCAGAAACAACTTTAGTTTGTAACGAAGATTGATTTAATAGTTGACGAAATTCTTCTCCTTCTATAGTTTCTTTATCAATTAGCACATCAACTAAGTGATCAACTAATGTACGATTATCAGAAATTATTTTTTGTGCTTTTTGATAGCAAAGTTTAACTATAGAACGGACTTGTAAATCAATCTTTTCTGCAACTCCCTCAGAATAATCAGATTGAACAGCATTGTCAAAACCAAAAGAACTTTTATCATCCTTCTCAAGTGCTACTAAGCCTAACTCTGACATTCCAAAACGAGTAACCATTTGTCTCGCTAAGTAAGTTACTTTTTCAAGATCATTACCTGCCCCTGTAGTAACTTCATCTTGTCCAAAAATCACCTCTTCTGCAACACGTCCTCCCAGAAGACCAGATATTCTAGCTAATATTTGATTGCGAGTAATTAATGCGGATTCTTCTTCGGGAGTAAACCAGGTCAACCCTTTTGCTTGCCCTCTAGGTATTAAAGTTACTTTTTCAACTGATTCATGTTCAGGAATTATTGTCCCTACTAAAGCATGACCAATTTCATGATATGCAATCAACCTTTTACTTTTACTATCAATCAGAGGTGCTCCCTCCATACCAGCAACAACTCTATCTATAGCGTCATAAATTTCTGTCATAGAAATAGTTTTCTTCCTTCTCCTAGCTGTAAAAATTGCGGCTTCATTCAAGAGATTAGCTAGATCAGCACCTGTAAAACCTGGGGTGCGTCTAGCAATAGTTTCCAATGAAACACTTTCGCTAATTTTTTTATTCCGTGAGTGAACTTCTAAAATACCTTGTCTTCCTTTAAGATCAGGATAATCAAC contains:
- a CDS encoding DUF3288 family protein, whose amino-acid sequence is MLQDQIHPQEHRDRLIVNDLLNSQADDYKLVELARLLIRYQDFPGARKIYQDLNKILATWQLTQEELFVKTREIHNKRILHSDSLDNEVQDWN
- the crtR gene encoding beta-carotene hydroxylase; protein product: MQSAGTLQTVPKKFLKAPGGFNPNVVMFLTALFLIFSSTCGHFLWNWRDWICFSCNVIALHFSGTVIHDASHNSAHPNRTINSTLGHGSALMLGFAFPVFTRVHLQHHAHVNDPENDPDHFVSTGGPLWMIAARFFYHEIFFFRRRLWVKYEILEWFLSRLVLFTVIVLGIKYGFINYVMNFWFVPALVVGVALGLFFDYLPHRPFQERNRWKNARVYPSKILNFLIFGQNYHLVHHLWPSIPWYRYEPAYYATKQLLDEKECEQSLDLLKGKNFLGFLYDIFLGIRFH
- the gyrA gene encoding DNA topoisomerase (ATP-hydrolyzing) subunit A, which gives rise to MTIPQDRIIPTDLSNEMSRSYLEYAMSVIVGRALPDARDGLKPVHRRILYAMYELGLVPEKPFRKCARVVGEVLGKYHPHGDTAVYDALVRMAQNFSMRSPLVDGHGNFGSIDNDPPAAMRYTECRLRNLSTDALLRDIEFETVDFADNFDGSQKEPVVLPSRIPQLLLNGSSGIAVGMATNIPPHNLGELIDGTIALIHNPELEEKDLIKIIPGPDFPTGGQILGRSGIHEAYMTGRGSITMRGVAQIETLEYQGRSNRDAIIITQLPYQTNKSALIERIADMVNDKRIDGISDIRDESDREGMRIVIELKRDAHSRVVLNNIYKQTPVQANFGANMLALVKGEPQLLTLKNFLTVFISFRVETIIRRSKYELRKAEERNHLLQGLLIALDSLDPIISIIRSADDSITAKKKLIDQFELSDVQADAILQMQLRRLTALEAEKIHAEHKELQIKIANLNDILSKKERIEAIIEEELVQIKNIHGTPRCTEIIHDEGEIVDTDLIANEQAIILLTEQGYIKRMPVSSFDAQQRATRGKAGAKIKENDVVEHFLTCCDHDVVLLFSDRGVVYATNAYQIPSSSRTSRGVPIVQMLSISKSEKITSIISVSEFKEDIFLVMLTRQGYIKKTALSAFSNIRTNGLIAISLGEGDQLRWVRLTREEDSVILGTRLGMAIHFHADHQQLRPLGRATRGVKSMRLKKKDELISMDILSAQVTIGVEESQDNEEVLEIEPEELTEKETSLGPWILAITNKGYGKRIPITQFRLQRRAGMGVRAIKFKSGKDNLTSLRVVNAEDELMIVSNRGIIIRQAVKAISLQSRSATGVRVQRLDEDDAIAAVALVPPVPEEDGENEEI